The Alkalibacter rhizosphaerae genomic sequence CTCTTCTGCTTTTTCCTTCATGTCTTCCGGGATCTCGACGACTTCTACATCTTTTCCTTCATCATCCTTGTAAATAACGGCATTCATGAGCACCAGGTCGACCAGGCCTTTGAAAGTATCTTCACTTCCGATAGGCAACTGGATCGGCACCGCATTGGCACCCAGACGTTCTTGCATCATGTCTACAACATGATAAAAGTCCGCACCTAAAATATCCATTTTATTTACATAGGCCATTCTTGGGACCTTGTATTTGTCCGCTTGACGCCATACGGTTTCCGATTGGGGCTCCACTCCACCTTTTGCACAAAATACGGCAACGGATCCGTCCAACACACGCAAGGAACGTTCTACTTCAACTGTGAAGTCAACGTGTCCGGGTGTGTCAATAATGTTTATCCTATGATTTTTCCACTGGCAAGTAGTAGCAGCAGAGGTAATGGTGATACCTCTTTCCTGCTCCTGCTCCATCCAGTCCATTTGAGAAGCCCCTTCGTGGGTCTCGCCTAGCTTTCGGATCTTTCCCGAATAAAACAATATTCTTTCCGTGGTGGTGGTTTTCCCTGCATCAATATGGGCCATGATTCCAATGTTTCTCGTCATTTCCAAACTAAACTCTCTTGACACAGTATCCATCCTTTCTTTGGTAAAAAAAACTTCCTAGATTACCATCTGTAATGAGCGAACGCCTTGTTGGCTTCGGCCATTTTATGAGTATCTTCTTTTTTCTTCACAGATGCTCCGGCATTGTTGACTGCATCCAGCAACTCTGCAGACAATCTTGCTTGCATGGTTTTTTCGTTTCTTGCTCGAGTGTATCGAACCAACCAACGCAAACCAAGAGCTTGTCTTCGATCCGGTCGGATCTCGATGGGCACCTGGTATGTTGCTCCACCGACTCTTCTTGCTTTTACTTCCAATACCGGCATGATGTTGTTGAGTGCTTCTTCAAACACTTCCAATGCGTCTCTTCCGGTTTTTTCTGCTACGGTATCAAAGGCTCCGTACACAATTCGTTGTGCAACGCCTTTTTTTCCATCCAACATGATGTTGTTTACCAATTTTGTTACCAGGATGCTGTTGTACAGCGGATCCGGCAATACTTCTCTCTTTGGAACAGGTCCTTTTCTAGGCACTTTGCTTCCCTCCTTAATAAAAATCTTTCATCGGTACTCGACTACATAGTGCGCCGTTGTGCGTAATATCTATTGAATATTATAAACCGGGTTTATAACGGATAGCTATTGCACGATTATTTCTTAGCAGCTTTTTTTGCACCATACTTCGATCGAGACTGTTGTCTGTTTTGCACTCCAGCTGTATCCAATGCTCCTCGAATAATTTTGTAACGTACACCGGGAAGGTCTTTGACTCTTCCGCCTTTGATCAATACGACGCTGTGTTCCTGCAGGTTATGTCCAATACCTGGAATGTATGCAGTAACCTCTGTTCCATTGGTCAAACGTACTCTGGCGATCTTACGAAGGGCAGAGTTCGGCTTCTTCGGAGTTGTGGTTCTTACAGCAGTACAAACACCTCTCTTTTGAGGGTTGTTCTTCAGTGCGGGAGAGTCGGATTTGTATTCCACCTTGGCTCTTCCATTCTTGACAAGCTGACTAATCGTTGGCATTTTTTTGTTGCACCTCCTTGTTTTTTGATTATATCAGGCGTTTTCGCCAAATATTGCAATAAATGTCCCCCTCTACAGGAGAGGGGGAGTAAATAGCACCTGTTTATTCTTTCAACAACACTGCAGCCGCAGTTTTTCGCTCAATGCCACAGGCCGTACCCAATTCACTCATACTATTTACAAATGTGATCTCCACTCCATGATTTTCACAGAGCATTTCAACTTCTTTTTTTATGGGAGCATCCGCATCCAGAGCCAAATACACTCTTTCCGCCTGATCTGCCCGAACAGCTTTCATCGTCTGTCTCGTCCCGACAAGAACTTGGCTTGCCTTTAAATCTTCCAGCATATTCCTACCTCCTTGTGGACGCCTGCAGATGCGCTTATAAATTTTATCACTGGCATCCAGACATGTCAACCTTTTTATAGGTCAAGATCGTCGATGAGCACTTCTGAAAGGTCGATCTCATCGGTGAACTCATCCAACGAGAACTCTTCTTCCACTTCGTCTTCTTCCAATTCTACATTGCGGTATCCCTTGACACCGGTTCCCGCAGGAACCAGTTTTCCTATGATGACATTTTCCTTGAGGCCGATCAACGGATCCACTTTTCCTTTAATTGCTGCATCGGTCAATACTCGAGTGGTCTCCTGGAAGGATGCGGCAGACAAGAAACTTTCCGTAGCAAGGGACGCTTTGGTGATCCCCAGCAACACACGGGACGCCGATGCCGGCTCCAGATCGTCTGCAACTACCTTGGCATTCTCTTCTTCAAACGCAAAGATGTCCACCAGTCCGCCCGGCAATAATTGGGTGGCACCCGGTTCTTCGATCTTCACTTTTCGAAGCATCTGTCGAACGATCAGCTCGATGTGCTTGTCGCTGATATGTACCCCCTGCAAGCGGTATACTTTCTGTACTTCTTGAAGGATGTATTTTTGAACACCGGATACGCCTTTGATGCTCAAAATGTCGTTGGGGTTGATGGAACCGTCGGTGATCTCGTCTCCGGCTTCCACCTCATCTTTATTATTGACTTTCAGTCGGGAACCATATGGGATCAGATAAACTTTCTCGTCATCCTCATTGATCACCGCAACTTCTTTTTTCTTCTTGGTTTCTCGAACTTCCACTGTACCTGCGATCTCGGAGATGATGGCCAAACCTTTTGGTTTTCTCGCCTCAAAGAGCTCCTCGACCCTGGGAAGACCCTGGGTGATGTCGTCGGCACTGGCCACGCCACCGGTGTGGAATGTACGCATGGTCAACTGGGTCCCCGGCTCGCCGATGGACTGGGCGGCAATGATCCCTACCGCTTCCCCGATCCGTACCGGTTCCCAAGTGGTCAGGTCCACGCCGTAGCACTTGGCGCAAACACCTACTTTGGACTGGCAGTTGGTGATGGAGCGGATGGATACTTCCTTGATGCCCGCCTTTTCGATCTTCTCTGCGACCAATCGGGTAATGATCTCCCCGGCCTTGACCAAAACTTCTCCTGTTTGAGGATCCGTTACGTCTTCAAAAGCGTACCGCCCGGATAGACGATCCTTCAAGGACTCGATGATCTCTCCGCCATCGTTGATCTCTTTTGCAAGATATCCTACAGGGCTTCCACAATCTTCTTCCTTGATGATGACATCCTGGGATACATCCACCAATCGTCTGGTCAAGTATCCGGAGTCTGCCGTACGAAGGGCCGTATCCGCCAATCCTTTTCGGGCGCCGTGGGTGGAGATAAAGAATTCCAGAACGTTCAATCCCTCACGGAAGTTGGAACGGATCGGCAACTCGATGATCTTTCCAGATGGGCTGGCCATCAATCCACGCATACCTGCAAGCTGACGGATCTGGTTCTTGCTGCCTCGGGCTCCTGAATTGGCCATCATATTGATGGGATTCAAAGGATCCAAATGGTCCATCAAGGCATCTGTTACTTCGTCCGTCGTATGGTTCCATATGTCGATGACTTTTTGGTATCGCTCGTCTTCCGAGATCAAACCTCTTCGGAAAAGCTTTTGCACCTTGTCTACTTCGATCTCTGCCAAGGCCAGTAGTTCCGGCTTTTTGGAGGGAACTTCCATGTCGCTTACACCTACCGTGATGGCACCGATGGTGGAGTAATGGAATCCCATTCGCTTGATGTTGTCCAGCGTGACAGAGGTATGTGTCGGTCCGTGTTTTTCGTAACATTTCTCGACGATGGCAGACAGGACTTTCTTGTCTACGGTCGTATTTATTTCCAATTGGAACATTTCTTCTTCTGTATCTCTTGGGACAAATCCCAAGTCTTGGGGTATGATCTCGTTGAACAAGAACCTT encodes the following:
- the rpoC gene encoding DNA-directed RNA polymerase subunit beta', with the translated sequence MNEFFDFKAIKIGLASPEKIREWSKGEVKKPETINYRTLKPEKEGLFCEKIFGPTRDWECHCGKYKRVRYKGIVCENCGVEVTRSKVRRERMGHIELAAPVSHIWYFKGIPSRMGLVLEMSPRSLEKVIYFASYVITHPGNTPLSPKQLLSEREYREYREKYGNEFKASIGAEAIKDLLSQLDLDAESQALREDLKNSTGQKRIRTVRRLEAVEAFRTSGNNPEWMILEVVPVIPPELRPMVQLDGGRFATSDLNDLYRRVINRNNRLKRLLDLDAPDIIVQNEKRMLQEAVDALIDNGRRGRPVTGPGNRPLKSLSDMLKGKQGRFRQNLLGKRVDYSGRSVIVVGPELKMYQCGLPKEMAIELFKPFVMKELVQKKFAQNIKSAKRMVERLRPEVWDVLEEVIKEHPVLLNRAPTLHRLGIQAFEPILVEGRAIKLHPLVCTAYNADFDGDQMAVHVPLSVEAQAEARFLMLAANNILKPQDGSPVISPTQDMILGSYYLTIETEGAAGEGKIFADMEEMEKAYNNKVVSLHSRVKVRLTKNIDGVDKQKIVESTVGRFLFNEIIPQDLGFVPRDTEEEMFQLEINTTVDKKVLSAIVEKCYEKHGPTHTSVTLDNIKRMGFHYSTIGAITVGVSDMEVPSKKPELLALAEIEVDKVQKLFRRGLISEDERYQKVIDIWNHTTDEVTDALMDHLDPLNPINMMANSGARGSKNQIRQLAGMRGLMASPSGKIIELPIRSNFREGLNVLEFFISTHGARKGLADTALRTADSGYLTRRLVDVSQDVIIKEEDCGSPVGYLAKEINDGGEIIESLKDRLSGRYAFEDVTDPQTGEVLVKAGEIITRLVAEKIEKAGIKEVSIRSITNCQSKVGVCAKCYGVDLTTWEPVRIGEAVGIIAAQSIGEPGTQLTMRTFHTGGVASADDITQGLPRVEELFEARKPKGLAIISEIAGTVEVRETKKKKEVAVINEDDEKVYLIPYGSRLKVNNKDEVEAGDEITDGSINPNDILSIKGVSGVQKYILQEVQKVYRLQGVHISDKHIELIVRQMLRKVKIEEPGATQLLPGGLVDIFAFEEENAKVVADDLEPASASRVLLGITKASLATESFLSAASFQETTRVLTDAAIKGKVDPLIGLKENVIIGKLVPAGTGVKGYRNVELEEDEVEEEFSLDEFTDEIDLSEVLIDDLDL
- a CDS encoding ribosomal L7Ae/L30e/S12e/Gadd45 family protein, whose amino-acid sequence is MLEDLKASQVLVGTRQTMKAVRADQAERVYLALDADAPIKKEVEMLCENHGVEITFVNSMSELGTACGIERKTAAAVLLKE
- the rpsL gene encoding 30S ribosomal protein S12, yielding MPTISQLVKNGRAKVEYKSDSPALKNNPQKRGVCTAVRTTTPKKPNSALRKIARVRLTNGTEVTAYIPGIGHNLQEHSVVLIKGGRVKDLPGVRYKIIRGALDTAGVQNRQQSRSKYGAKKAAKK
- the rpsG gene encoding 30S ribosomal protein S7; the protein is MPRKGPVPKREVLPDPLYNSILVTKLVNNIMLDGKKGVAQRIVYGAFDTVAEKTGRDALEVFEEALNNIMPVLEVKARRVGGATYQVPIEIRPDRRQALGLRWLVRYTRARNEKTMQARLSAELLDAVNNAGASVKKKEDTHKMAEANKAFAHYRW